From the genome of Acidobacteriota bacterium, one region includes:
- a CDS encoding ATP-dependent DNA ligase, with product MEWYIAPPASNHAQHIERNRIVAKKETVIQIEGKTLKLSNLEKVLYPAVGFTKGQVIDYFVRIAPVLLPHLKDRPLTLKRYPEGVNGMFFYEKNCPKHRPDWVQTASIYSHGRNDYMQYCLAQDLPTLVWAANLADLELHTSLSYGNKIEQPTMMVFDLDPGPPADIVLCCQVAFWLKAIFDRFGLHSFPKTSGSKGLQMYVPLNTPITYNETKGFSHALARLLEQEHPDLIVSDMKKALRTGKVFVDWSQNDEHKTTINVYSLRAKERPTVSTPVTWEEVEKCLRKKNANLLVFDSKQVLARVEKMGDIFSTVLTLKQHLPKVGELAAGADAKPQSARGVRTSRQSTTKSGQSKKQAGKEARSSARSKKAKLVG from the coding sequence ATGGAATGGTACATTGCTCCACCTGCATCGAACCATGCACAGCACATAGAAAGGAATCGGATCGTGGCGAAGAAGGAAACGGTCATTCAGATCGAGGGAAAGACCCTGAAGCTATCGAATCTCGAAAAAGTTCTCTACCCGGCGGTCGGATTCACGAAAGGACAGGTAATCGACTATTTTGTACGCATCGCTCCGGTACTGCTCCCACATCTCAAGGACCGCCCTCTCACCCTGAAGCGGTATCCCGAAGGCGTGAATGGCATGTTTTTTTACGAAAAGAACTGTCCCAAGCATCGGCCGGACTGGGTGCAGACCGCGTCCATTTACAGCCATGGACGCAACGACTATATGCAGTACTGCCTGGCGCAGGATCTCCCCACATTGGTCTGGGCGGCAAACCTCGCAGATCTCGAGCTGCACACCTCACTTTCGTACGGTAACAAGATCGAGCAGCCCACGATGATGGTTTTCGACCTTGATCCTGGTCCTCCAGCCGACATTGTCCTCTGTTGCCAAGTGGCTTTCTGGCTGAAGGCTATTTTTGATCGTTTCGGTCTGCACTCCTTCCCCAAGACATCAGGTTCAAAAGGGCTACAAATGTACGTTCCTCTAAATACCCCAATCACCTATAACGAGACGAAAGGTTTCTCCCATGCGCTTGCTCGCCTGCTGGAGCAGGAACACCCAGATTTGATTGTTTCCGATATGAAGAAAGCGTTGCGGACGGGCAAAGTGTTTGTCGACTGGAGTCAAAATGACGAACACAAGACCACCATCAACGTCTACTCACTCCGTGCCAAGGAGCGGCCCACGGTATCGACTCCGGTAACCTGGGAAGAAGTTGAGAAATGCCTGAGGAAAAAAAACGCCAATCTGCTTGTCTTCGATTCCAAGCAAGTGTTGGCTCGAGTTGAGAAGATGGGTGACATCTTCTCAACTGTACTCACGCTCAAACAGCACCTGCCCAAGGTAGGAGAGTTGGCAGCTGGGGCAGATGCGAAGCCGCAATCGGCTCGCGGCGTTCGGACCAGCCGGCAGTCGACGACCAAATCGGGACAAAGTAAGAAACAAGCAGGGAAAGAGGCGCGGTCGTCGGCTCGCTCGAAAAAAGCGAAGCTTGTTGGGTAG
- a CDS encoding DUF2277 domain-containing protein: protein MCRNIKTLFNFDPPVTNDEVRAASLQFVRKISGFNKPSRGNEAAFHKAVDEVAAVSARFLRSLETTAPPKNREEEAAKAKARAVERFGA, encoded by the coding sequence ATGTGCAGAAATATTAAGACTCTTTTCAATTTTGATCCGCCAGTCACTAACGATGAAGTGCGAGCAGCTTCGTTGCAGTTTGTGCGGAAGATCAGCGGATTCAACAAGCCCTCAAGGGGCAACGAGGCTGCATTTCACAAAGCTGTCGATGAAGTCGCGGCTGTCTCTGCGCGTTTCTTGCGCTCACTTGAGACGACAGCTCCGCCGAAGAATCGCGAGGAAGAGGCTGCCAAGGCCAAGGCTCGTGCTGTCGAGCGATTCGGAGCATGA